A region from the Solibacillus sp. FSL H8-0523 genome encodes:
- a CDS encoding DegV family protein yields MKIFTDSGSDLPKAYFDKEDVHLFPLRVLVKGVEYDDIIGISTDQVYAAIAEGEELKTSQVSLEVFLNAFEQLAKSGEEGIYLAFSSALSGTCQSAILAKNQLLETYPDLKLAIIDTKCASYGQGLVVKEAVRLNKFGIAFDDAVTQLTDMANSMEHLFTVGDLNHLAKGGRVSKASAIVGGLLNIKPILNMEDGKLVPIEKTRGFKKAIQHMIALMKTRGGDFTNKTVGISHSNDEELMHEVKVAIEEALQPKAIETTTIGSVIGAHVGRGTVGIYFTNTK; encoded by the coding sequence ATGAAAATTTTTACGGATAGTGGTTCAGACTTACCAAAAGCTTATTTTGATAAGGAAGACGTACATCTTTTTCCGTTACGTGTATTAGTGAAGGGTGTCGAGTATGATGATATTATTGGCATCTCAACTGATCAAGTTTACGCAGCAATTGCAGAAGGCGAAGAACTTAAAACATCACAAGTTTCATTAGAAGTCTTTTTAAATGCTTTTGAGCAACTAGCAAAATCGGGGGAAGAAGGAATTTATCTTGCCTTTTCTTCTGCGTTATCGGGTACTTGCCAAAGTGCCATTTTAGCAAAAAATCAATTACTAGAAACATATCCAGACTTAAAATTAGCGATTATTGATACAAAATGTGCTTCATACGGACAAGGCTTAGTCGTAAAAGAAGCCGTACGTTTAAATAAATTTGGTATTGCATTTGACGATGCCGTTACACAATTAACGGATATGGCGAACTCGATGGAGCATCTCTTTACGGTTGGCGATTTAAATCACTTAGCAAAAGGCGGTCGTGTTTCAAAGGCAAGTGCTATTGTAGGTGGTTTACTAAATATTAAACCAATTTTAAATATGGAGGATGGAAAGCTTGTACCGATCGAGAAAACACGTGGTTTTAAAAAAGCCATCCAACATATGATTGCCCTTATGAAAACGCGTGGTGGCGACTTTACAAATAAAACGGTCGGCATTTCTCATAGTAATGATGAGGAATTAATGCACGAGGTAAAAGTTGCGATTGAAGAAGCACTTCAGCCAAAAGCCATTGAAACAACAACGATTGGCTCGGTCATCGGTGCACATGTTGGACGCGGTACAGTTGGCATTTACTTTACCAATACAAAATAA